The genomic interval caaatgtctgttagAATGCCTTGTTTTTGAAGCTGTGAATACAGCACAAACAGTAGTAccttgtaaaatataaaaccgAAATATTCACTGTATATGGGGAATACTGGtatttatttcaacaaataTACTTTATCCAAAAAAACGAAAAATTTCACAATTCTCAAATTCCCTTCTCAACAATTACAGTACATGAACTCTGCAATGATGGAGCTGTAcagaactgaacaaaaataagtCATAACAGTCTCAATGTACTAAAAAAGATGAAATTCTACTGTGTAATTAAATACGATATAATATGTGTGTCCATGTAAATTATTCATTGTATCTGCATCAGCCATCTGTGCCCAATATAATCATCTCCACCTAATATGTTCCACACATACACTTCATCAATTTTAACACTGAATAAAAGACgaaaaatttaaatcaatatTTCTTTCACAACATCCAGGGGATACACAAAAACTGTGTCTCTGTGAAATAGGCCTGATGACATACCTGGTAGTCCTGATGACATACCTGACAGTCCTGATGACAAAGCTGAACACCTAGATTACAGTGGACTATGATCTGTCTTCAGTACATACACCTACACTGAGGTGAGGATTGCACCTGCATTCTGTATATACACTGCATGTGCTGCAAACTCACTCCAGATTTCCAGACTACACCGAATGTCCATAGTGCATACAGGGCCAGTCCAAGGGATAAAAACAGTTCCAGATCTGAAGACTGTCCTGTATAAATGTGCATCTGGGCCGTCAGAATGTTGACGATTCTTTCTTCCTCTGTTTCTGCCGGATCCCTGTCTGTCTATAAAACGTGCGCTCCTCCAAGTACTCTTCCCGACATTCCTTAATAAAATCTTCATCTTTATACCTGTAAGGATAAGCCAGGTCACACGATTAGATGAAGGTATTGCCTTGGGGTGTATACTACCTAAACTTGgagcaaaatacatgtacttcacaagGCGGTACTTTGCTGGAGATCTGGGTGTTACCCTTACCAGTTAGACAAGTAGTGTGCCAGAGATCTGGGTGTTACCCTTACCAGTAAGACAAGTAGTGTGTCAGATATCTGGGTCTTACCCTCAGCAATTAGAGAAGTAGTGTGCCAGAGATCTGGGTGTGACCCTTACCAGTAAGAAAAGTAGTGTGTCAGATATCTGGGTGTCACTCTTACCAGTTAGACAAGTAGTGTGCCAGAGATCTGGGTGTAACCCTTACCATTAGGACAAGTAGTGTGCCAGAGATCTGGGTGTTACCATTTAAACAAGTTGTATGCCAGAGATCTGGGTGTTACCCTTACCAGTTAGAAAAATAGCATGTCAGAGATCTGGATGTTACTCATACCTAAGACAAGTAGTGTGCCAGAGATCTGGGTGTGACCCTTACCAGAGGCAAATAGTGTGCCAGAGATCTGGGGTTACTCTTACCATTTAGACAAGTAGTGTGCCAGATATCTCGGTGTTACTCTGACCATTTAGAAAAGTAGCATGCCAGAGACCTGGGTGTGACCCTTACCATAACACAAGTAGTGTGCCAGAGATCTGGGTGTGACCCTTACCAGTTAGACAAGTAGCGTGCCAGAGATCTGAGTGTTACTCTTACCATTTAGACAACTAGTGTGGCAGAGATCAAGGTGTTGCTCTTATCAATTAGACAAGCAGTGTTTCAGACAGGTAAGTCTGGTAGGTGTTACTCCTACAAATTAGACAAGCATTCTGCCTGTGATTTGTGGCTAACCATTTTGACAATCACTATACTGGTGGTCCGCTTTTTCattattgtatgtacatgtaccagaggtTTCGGTGTTGCCCTTACCATTTAGACAAACATAGTTCCAGAGATTTGGCAAGAGATCGACACATAAAGGGCATGAGTAAACCTTTCTCCTTGGCACAGTCCCCAAACTCTGAAAAAAAGGAAGTAGAAACATCTGGGTGTTATCACTGCACATAACTTATTAATGCAATAAAAAATAAGATTACCGGTAGTCTATGTGGATCCAGTGAAACAGCTAGTCCACAAAAGGTGAAAACGACACATATGGTTCACGATATTTGAAATCTAAAACTGCATTGGTCTCATTAACTTTTAGAGTAATTAATCTGTCACTTGATCACTATTCGAATGCATGTGATTTTATGTTGCGCTCAGCAATGAGTTGGAAACATTGCTATAGGTTCTTCCTGCTGGTGATATAGGTTGGAATGCATTCTGCATCAATATTATACACTGATAAGTCAGGCACAATTTCACATGATTTCATCACTACAaatttaaacatgaaataataataCAACTGAAAATGCACCTTTTTATTCTTGTTGGATCTGTATGTTTACTGAGGAGTTTGCTGTTTCTTAAGCCTTACATTTCAAGATAGTCTACATTTTCTACAAATCAGatgatttttaattaaaaaaaaaaaaacagatttattctgtctgcaaaataacaattaaaattgCTGTGGCCTAAACCTACATCCAAAATCTCACTCACCTTTGACCTCTGTGgcacatttatattttcttgccttttctttcattttctgtgGGATAAGAATTTCTCTTTCTACTTTCCTCAGGGATTTGTCATCTGGGTCGCCTATTGGTTAACAAAActaattttaaaacaatgtcaTAAAACGTTAcattcatgatttatttatttatttgattagtgttttatgtcattatgactcaagaatattgagcactgtcacataagtgaaaaatttctcaATATCAGTACGACATTAAATACAagaagcaataaaataaataaaataaataatttaaatgaagATGTAGGCTGCTGTGGTACATTACCCAGCAAGGTAAAGGTTTCCTGTGGTAAGCCTTTagctcaccactagcacacttatAGTCTGGTTGGTTGGGTGGGACTTACACCCCCACTTCTTCAacagttaaatacatgtaccgaACAAACTTCCCATAAAAAGACGTAACCAAACTAATGGAAGATGGGTTCCAACAATCGACCTTATGAACAGAAGCTAGTGTAACTGTTGCAGTGTACGTTACACTTTCATAAAGTAACTCACACCCGTAACGGAAACTGGACCATCTCTGGTGTTTCAGCGCCAAAAAGTCCCATTAATTTAGCCGCTTCTCTTCTTTTTCCACATTAGGATCACCTTGACATGGGCGCAGAGCGACTTTCAACACCATACTGAAAGAAATAATTACCTAATCCGTGAGGTCCGCCCCCTAAATTTGAAGGCAACACAGTGCTTTCACTTACTCCGGCAGCGGACATGGTTACAACTTCACCAACCTTTAACAATCAAAAAGGACGTAACAGTCTGACCTACTTGGTAAGAAGTTCGTCTGACCTGTGCAAAGGTCTGGAATGCggtattgtttattttatacaGTGCATTGACGCTAAGGCAGAAGTTTCCAGGCTGGAGCCTGTGAGAGCAAATGTGGTACAAATGAGCAGGCAGAGAGAGGGAGACAAATATCATAGTCACTGAAAACAACTTGTTGGAAACCAACGAAAACGAGGAAACTGTCTTTTTCTCTCCCCTGAACAGCTGGGGTAACCTATACCGGTAAGGCGTAGTATTTGCCAACTGGAAGTTGATGAGCTCTCCCTGTTGTAACGGTATGTGTAGTCTAGATGTATCTATGCTTAATGTAAACCTGTCAGACACGTCAAAGTGCGGGCTAGTACTGCATACCTTCCTGTACGTCCATATTACCAGCAAATGGCCGCATTTTACCCCCGTTACCCCTTCCCCCTCCAACCGTTTCCTTCCACAATCTTGCTAGCCgcagccgtataagtgaaatatttcttgcgTACGTcttaaaacacctgtcaaatacataaataaataactacgtCCATATTTTCCGGGACAGT from Liolophura sinensis isolate JHLJ2023 chromosome 3, CUHK_Ljap_v2, whole genome shotgun sequence carries:
- the LOC135463840 gene encoding COX assembly mitochondrial protein homolog, coding for MSAAGVSESTVLPSNLGGGPHGLGDPDDKSLRKVEREILIPQKMKEKARKYKCATEVKEFGDCAKEKGLLMPFMCRSLAKSLELCLSKWYKDEDFIKECREEYLEERTFYRQTGIRQKQRKKESSTF